The Phenylobacterium koreense genome window below encodes:
- a CDS encoding ABC transporter ATP-binding protein, producing the protein MSDPVLTIRGLRRTYKSGDKVLTVLNGVDLDVRPGEIVGLIGPSGSGKSSLLHAAGLLEHPDAGQIIVEGRDCSDLSDRQRTRVRLATIGFVYQAHHLLAEFTALDNVALPQMIAGRSRKAARARALDLLSNLGLRERVDHQPAQMSGGEQQRVAIARALANKPRLLLADEPTGNLDPHTSTAVFDSLYALARSEGVAALVATHNLELAKHMDRVLALKDGHLEAQSL; encoded by the coding sequence ATGAGTGATCCGGTCCTGACCATCCGGGGCCTGCGCCGCACCTACAAGAGCGGCGACAAGGTGCTGACCGTGCTGAACGGCGTGGACCTCGACGTGCGCCCCGGAGAGATCGTCGGTTTGATCGGGCCGTCGGGCTCGGGGAAGTCCTCGCTGCTGCACGCCGCCGGGCTGCTGGAGCATCCGGACGCCGGCCAGATCATCGTCGAGGGCAGGGACTGTTCGGACCTGAGCGACCGGCAGCGTACGCGGGTTCGACTGGCCACGATCGGCTTCGTCTATCAGGCCCACCACCTGCTGGCCGAGTTCACGGCGCTGGACAACGTGGCCCTGCCGCAGATGATCGCCGGCCGGTCACGCAAGGCGGCGCGCGCGCGGGCCCTAGACCTTCTGTCCAATCTTGGACTACGCGAGCGGGTGGATCACCAGCCGGCGCAGATGTCCGGCGGCGAGCAGCAGCGGGTGGCGATCGCACGGGCCCTGGCCAATAAACCACGACTGCTGCTGGCCGACGAGCCGACCGGCAACCTCGACCCGCACACCTCCACGGCGGTGTTCGACAGCCTCTACGCCCTGGCGCGCAGCGAGGGGGTGGCGGCGCTGGTCGCCACCCACAACCTCGAGCTCGCCAAGCATATGGATCGGGTGCTGGCGCTCAAGGATGGCCACCTGGAAGCCCAGAGCCTCTAG
- a CDS encoding lipoprotein-releasing ABC transporter permease subunit, which yields MSSKSANGALNGRAPPFGQWERSVAARYLRAKRSQGGVALISVISFIGIMLAVAVLIIVMSVMNGFRAELLSRMLGFSAHLYVTGGVLNSPDRDAAVKRIADLPGVVQVYPVIEAQAMAMGYGQIGGAIVRGVTPQDLKATTLVSGNIVRGTMADFGQGEYGGDVILVGDRLAQSLGVQPGDELSLVSPTGGATAFGATPLRKTYTVGGTFTVGMSEYDQAFIYMPLEQAQLFFGRDTGVDYIEVKLRDPDMAVAMKGAVARAAGPAALVTDWTEKNAAYWGALKVERNVMRLILMMLVAIAAMNIISGLVMLVKNKGRDIAILRTMGAGQGSIMRIFFMSGAAVGVLGTLAGLAIGSLFCMFIGEIQQFVEWVTGTQVFNSDIYFLTRIPAKIDWQEVAVITFWALAMSFLATLPPAWRASRLDPVEALRYE from the coding sequence GTGAGCAGCAAGTCGGCGAATGGCGCCCTGAACGGCCGGGCGCCGCCCTTCGGGCAATGGGAACGTTCGGTGGCGGCCCGCTATCTGCGCGCCAAGCGCAGCCAGGGCGGGGTCGCGCTGATCTCAGTTATTTCGTTCATCGGCATCATGCTGGCGGTGGCGGTGCTGATCATCGTCATGAGCGTGATGAACGGCTTTCGGGCCGAGTTGCTCTCGCGGATGCTGGGCTTCAGCGCCCACCTCTATGTCACCGGTGGGGTGCTGAATTCGCCTGACCGCGACGCCGCGGTGAAGCGGATTGCCGACCTGCCGGGCGTGGTGCAGGTCTATCCGGTGATCGAGGCCCAGGCGATGGCCATGGGCTATGGCCAGATCGGCGGCGCGATCGTCCGTGGCGTGACGCCGCAGGATCTCAAGGCGACCACGCTGGTCTCCGGCAACATTGTCCGCGGAACCATGGCCGACTTCGGCCAGGGCGAATATGGCGGCGACGTCATCCTGGTGGGCGACCGGCTGGCGCAGTCTCTGGGGGTTCAGCCGGGCGATGAACTGAGCCTGGTCTCGCCGACCGGCGGGGCGACTGCGTTCGGGGCCACGCCGCTGCGCAAGACCTACACCGTGGGTGGGACCTTCACCGTCGGCATGAGCGAGTACGACCAGGCCTTCATCTACATGCCCCTGGAGCAGGCGCAGCTCTTCTTCGGGCGCGACACGGGCGTCGACTATATCGAGGTGAAGCTGCGCGACCCCGACATGGCCGTGGCGATGAAGGGCGCGGTCGCCCGCGCCGCCGGGCCCGCCGCCCTGGTCACCGACTGGACGGAGAAGAACGCGGCCTATTGGGGCGCGCTGAAGGTCGAGCGCAACGTCATGCGGCTCATCCTGATGATGCTGGTGGCGATCGCGGCCATGAACATCATTTCCGGCCTGGTCATGCTGGTGAAGAACAAGGGCCGGGACATCGCGATCCTGCGGACCATGGGGGCCGGGCAGGGCTCGATCATGCGTATCTTCTTCATGTCCGGCGCGGCCGTGGGTGTGCTTGGCACCCTGGCGGGACTGGCGATCGGCTCGCTGTTCTGCATGTTCATCGGCGAGATCCAGCAGTTCGTCGAATGGGTGACCGGGACCCAGGTCTTCAATTCCGACATCTACTTCCTGACCCGGATCCCGGCGAAGATCGACTGGCAGGAGGTGGCGGTGATCACCTTCTGGGCGCTGGCGATGTCGTTCCTGGCGACCTTGCCGCCGGCCTGGCGCGCCTCGCGCCTCGATCCGGTGGAGGCGCTTCGCTATGAGTGA
- a CDS encoding DUF1467 family protein — translation MTIFTAICIYLTIWWTVLFSILPLGVVTHAEAGIDKGDGGDPGAPVDPKLKRKFMTTTIVATIVWAILLVVVQFKLVHLPELPASWR, via the coding sequence ATGACGATCTTCACGGCCATCTGCATCTATCTGACCATCTGGTGGACGGTGCTGTTCTCGATCCTGCCGTTGGGCGTGGTCACCCACGCGGAGGCTGGGATCGACAAGGGAGACGGCGGCGATCCCGGCGCGCCAGTCGATCCGAAGCTGAAGCGCAAGTTCATGACCACCACGATCGTCGCCACCATCGTGTGGGCGATCCTGCTGGTCGTGGTCCAATTCAAGCTGGTCCACCTGCCGGAGCTGCCGGCGAGCTGGCGCTGA
- the mce gene encoding methylmalonyl-CoA epimerase, whose translation MIGRLNHVGVATPSIAESVKLYRDVLGATKITETRAMPEQGVYVCFVDLPNAQIELIEPLGDDSPLVGFLAKNPAGGQHHVCFEVPDIIAARDDMRAKGATVLGTGEPRIGAHGTPVIFVHPKNMGGVLVELMESPKEAHG comes from the coding sequence ATGATCGGACGACTGAACCACGTCGGGGTCGCAACCCCTTCCATCGCGGAGTCGGTGAAGCTCTATCGCGACGTTCTCGGCGCGACCAAGATCACCGAAACCAGGGCCATGCCCGAGCAGGGGGTCTATGTCTGCTTCGTGGACCTGCCCAACGCCCAGATCGAATTGATCGAGCCGCTGGGCGATGATTCGCCGCTGGTGGGCTTCCTTGCGAAGAACCCGGCCGGCGGCCAACATCACGTCTGCTTCGAAGTGCCCGACATCATCGCCGCGCGGGACGACATGCGAGCCAAGGGCGCGACCGTGCTAGGTACGGGCGAACCGCGCATCGGTGCGCATGGAACTCCGGTGATCTTCGTGCATCCCAAGAACATGGGCGGCGTGTTGGTCGAACTGATGGAAAGCCCGAAGGAAGCCCACGGATGA
- a CDS encoding ribonuclease J — protein sequence MKAKDQDELVFLPLGGSNEIGMNFNLYGYGPAHARKWIVVDLGVTFGDQTTPGVEIILPDPEFILEYAKNIVGIVLTHAHEDHIGAVSWLWPKLRAPLYATPFTAFLLREKLRENDEAAAAEITEIPLSGKVQLGPFEVELITLTHSIPEPNGLAIRTPLGTILHTGDWKIDPDPVLGSTTDEAAIQKLGDEGVLAMVCDSTNVFVDGEAGSEADVKEALAGLIGGLSGKVAVACFASNVARMDSVIRAAEAAGRSVCLVGRSMHRMAAAAKSVGLLQDIREFISEQQAAAMPENKVLFLCTGSQGEPRAALSRIADGSHPHVKLGAGDSCVFSSRVIPGNEIPIRNLQNGLADRGVRLYTERDHPGIHVSGHPCRDELARMYQWARPKIAVPTHGERRHLLEHAAFARDMQVPETVAPRNGDMVRLAPGRAEIIDEVPAGRIYVDAGVLTPENGDALRERRHAAYNGMLAVSVVLDARGRLATEPQVRALGLPADEDYPLDEVLDDLAGEAKQALARLQGEQRELDEEIETVISRAVKKASQRIWGKRPVVETTVLRL from the coding sequence ATGAAAGCAAAAGACCAGGACGAACTCGTCTTCCTGCCGCTGGGCGGCTCGAACGAGATCGGCATGAACTTCAATCTCTACGGCTACGGTCCTGCGCATGCGCGCAAATGGATCGTGGTCGACCTGGGCGTCACCTTCGGCGACCAGACGACCCCGGGGGTGGAGATCATCCTGCCCGATCCGGAGTTCATCCTCGAGTACGCCAAGAACATCGTCGGCATCGTGCTGACCCACGCCCACGAGGACCACATCGGGGCGGTGTCCTGGCTGTGGCCGAAGCTGCGGGCGCCGCTCTATGCGACCCCGTTCACGGCCTTTCTGCTGCGCGAGAAGCTGCGCGAGAACGATGAGGCCGCGGCAGCGGAGATCACCGAGATTCCGCTGAGCGGCAAGGTCCAACTCGGCCCGTTCGAAGTCGAGCTCATCACCCTTACCCATTCGATCCCCGAGCCGAACGGCCTGGCGATCCGCACCCCGCTGGGAACCATCCTGCACACCGGCGACTGGAAGATCGACCCGGATCCCGTGCTGGGCTCGACCACCGACGAGGCGGCGATCCAGAAGCTGGGCGACGAGGGCGTTCTGGCGATGGTGTGCGATTCCACCAACGTCTTCGTCGACGGCGAGGCGGGATCGGAGGCCGACGTGAAGGAGGCCCTGGCCGGGTTGATCGGCGGGCTTTCCGGCAAGGTCGCCGTGGCCTGCTTCGCCTCGAACGTGGCGCGGATGGACAGCGTCATCCGGGCCGCCGAGGCCGCCGGCCGCAGCGTCTGCCTGGTTGGCCGGTCGATGCACCGAATGGCCGCGGCCGCCAAATCCGTGGGCCTGCTGCAAGACATTCGGGAATTCATCTCCGAGCAGCAGGCTGCGGCCATGCCGGAGAACAAGGTCCTGTTTCTCTGCACCGGCAGCCAAGGCGAGCCGCGGGCCGCGCTTTCGCGCATCGCCGACGGCTCTCATCCGCATGTGAAGCTCGGCGCGGGGGATTCCTGCGTCTTCTCCTCGCGGGTGATCCCGGGGAACGAGATCCCGATCCGCAACCTGCAGAACGGACTCGCCGACCGTGGGGTGCGGCTCTACACCGAACGCGACCATCCGGGCATTCACGTGTCCGGTCACCCATGCCGCGACGAGCTGGCGCGGATGTACCAGTGGGCGCGCCCGAAGATCGCCGTGCCGACCCATGGCGAGCGCCGGCACCTGCTGGAGCACGCGGCCTTCGCCAGGGACATGCAGGTCCCCGAGACGGTCGCGCCGCGCAACGGCGATATGGTTCGCCTGGCGCCAGGGCGGGCGGAGATCATCGACGAGGTCCCGGCCGGCCGGATCTATGTGGACGCCGGCGTGCTGACCCCGGAAAACGGCGACGCCCTGCGTGAGCGCCGGCATGCGGCCTATAACGGCATGCTGGCAGTGAGCGTGGTGCTGGACGCGCGGGGCCGGCTGGCCACCGAGCCGCAGGTGAGGGCGCTGGGCCTTCCGGCCGACGAGGACTATCCGCTGGACGAGGTGCTGGACGACCTGGCGGGCGAGGCCAAGCAGGCCTTGGCCCGCTTGCAGGGCGAGCAGCGCGAACTCGACGAAGAGATCGAGACCGTGATCTCCCGGGCCGTCAAAAAGGCCAGCCAGCGGATCTGGGGCAAGCGTCCTGTGGTCGAGACCACCGTGCTGCGTCTGTAG
- a CDS encoding type III pantothenate kinase produces the protein MLLAIEQGNTNTLFAVNDGERWIAQWRAATNSSRTADEYAVWLSQLLHMAGLQFGVLDACIISSVVPQSIFNLRNLSRRYLHVEPLVIGENAELGIEIRIDKPSEAGADRLVNAIGAHIVYPGDLIVIDSGTATTFDVIAADGGFEGGVIAPGINLSMEALHAAAAKLPRVAIQKPQRVVGTDTVGAMQSGVFWGYVALIEGLIARIKAEREKPLTVIATGGVASLFHGATAAIDHFDPDLTIRGLLEIHRRNAART, from the coding sequence ATGCTCCTGGCCATCGAGCAAGGCAACACCAATACGCTCTTCGCCGTAAATGACGGCGAGCGCTGGATCGCGCAGTGGCGCGCGGCGACCAATTCCAGCCGCACGGCCGACGAATACGCCGTATGGCTGTCGCAACTGCTGCACATGGCCGGGCTGCAGTTCGGAGTGCTGGACGCGTGCATCATCTCGAGCGTGGTGCCGCAGTCGATCTTCAACCTGCGCAACCTGTCGCGGCGCTATCTGCACGTGGAGCCGCTGGTCATCGGCGAGAACGCCGAGCTCGGGATTGAAATCCGGATCGACAAGCCCTCCGAGGCTGGCGCCGACCGCCTCGTCAACGCCATCGGGGCGCACATTGTCTACCCGGGCGACCTGATCGTCATCGACAGCGGCACGGCCACGACCTTCGACGTGATCGCGGCGGACGGCGGGTTCGAGGGCGGGGTGATCGCACCCGGCATCAATCTTTCGATGGAAGCCCTGCACGCCGCCGCCGCTAAGCTGCCGCGCGTGGCGATCCAGAAGCCGCAGCGTGTCGTGGGGACCGACACCGTGGGCGCCATGCAGTCGGGCGTCTTCTGGGGCTACGTCGCTCTGATCGAAGGGCTGATCGCGCGCATCAAGGCTGAACGCGAAAAGCCCCTGACCGTTATCGCCACCGGTGGCGTGGCCTCGCTGTTCCACGGCGCCACGGCCGCCATCGACCATTTCGATCCGGACCTGACGATCCGCGGTCTCCTCGAGATTCATCGCCGCAACGCGGCAAGGACGTAA
- a CDS encoding biotin--[acetyl-CoA-carboxylase] ligase has protein sequence MGNHPPIEAHDELDSTNAEARRRAEAGEGGPVWITATRQTAGRGRRGRAWSTSSGNLAATLLMTTDKGPAEAAQLSFVAALAAVELAQTCLGPDAAKLKWPNDVLIHGRKAVGILIESGARADKAIWLAVGVGINLAEAPQDVERPATSFAEHMASAPPQPLEALEILATRFEHWRGLWEREGFAPIAEGWTKHAQGLGQPCEARLPNQTHRGIAEGLDPDGALRLRREDGSVLRITAGDVFFGEG, from the coding sequence GTGGGAAACCACCCGCCGATCGAAGCTCACGACGAACTGGACTCCACCAACGCCGAGGCGCGTCGCCGCGCCGAGGCGGGGGAGGGCGGTCCGGTCTGGATCACCGCCACGCGCCAGACCGCCGGTCGCGGGCGGCGCGGGCGGGCCTGGAGCACAAGCAGCGGCAATCTCGCCGCGACCCTGCTCATGACCACCGACAAGGGGCCGGCCGAGGCCGCGCAGCTTTCGTTCGTCGCGGCCCTGGCGGCGGTGGAGTTGGCGCAGACGTGCCTGGGGCCGGACGCGGCCAAGCTGAAATGGCCAAACGACGTCCTCATTCATGGCCGTAAGGCGGTCGGAATCCTGATCGAGTCCGGCGCGCGCGCCGACAAGGCCATCTGGTTGGCGGTCGGCGTCGGCATCAATCTCGCCGAGGCGCCGCAGGACGTCGAACGGCCGGCCACCTCGTTCGCCGAGCACATGGCGAGCGCGCCGCCGCAGCCGCTGGAGGCGCTGGAAATCCTGGCGACCCGGTTCGAGCATTGGCGCGGCCTGTGGGAACGCGAGGGCTTCGCGCCGATCGCCGAGGGATGGACGAAGCACGCCCAGGGCCTGGGCCAGCCGTGCGAGGCGCGGTTGCCGAACCAGACCCATCGCGGCATTGCCGAGGGGCTTGATCCGGACGGCGCGCTGCGTCTGCGCCGCGAGGACGGCAGCGTGCTGCGCATCACCGCCGGCGACGTCTTCTTTGGGGAGGGTTGA
- the nuoN gene encoding NADH-quinone oxidoreductase subunit NuoN, whose translation MTFSHDLALAAPEMILAIAALGLLVIGAFSPKATTTLMFASVAALAVAAWAAVVGPVGRGFAGGMISDSASTFTKVAIYAASAVSIVLGQKWFERRAIRNFEFPILILLAALGMGMMASAGDLISLYIGIELHSLALYVLAAIKRDDAKASEAGLKYFVLGSLSSGLLLYGASLIYGFAGSTKFDDIAVAVQAGAGAGVLFGLVFLICGIAFKISAAPFHMWTPDVYEGAPTPVVAFFAGAPKLAAMVLFARVLSEGFEGAAAQWRQVLVIIALLSIFVGALAGLAQQNLKRLWAYSSIANVGYAVLGLAAGNAEGVQAMLVFMVLYLVDVTGFFACLAALSREGRPMETIGDMAGLFKERPGIALAMTAFSLSALGLPPFSGFWAKFYVFKAAINIADPMIQVAAVLGLVGSVIAAFYYLRLIKVMWFDEAPGVVDASPGEARVIAIGAAVFSFPLVLGALVFIDPLAKAAAAALGLAA comes from the coding sequence ATGACCTTCTCACACGACCTCGCTCTCGCCGCCCCGGAGATGATCCTCGCGATCGCCGCCCTGGGCCTCCTGGTGATCGGCGCATTTTCGCCGAAGGCCACCACGACCCTGATGTTCGCCTCCGTCGCCGCGCTCGCCGTGGCGGCCTGGGCGGCGGTCGTCGGACCGGTCGGCCGCGGCTTCGCAGGCGGCATGATCTCCGACAGCGCCTCGACCTTCACCAAGGTGGCGATCTACGCCGCCAGCGCGGTCTCCATCGTGCTCGGGCAGAAGTGGTTCGAGCGCCGGGCCATCCGCAACTTCGAGTTCCCGATCCTGATTCTCCTGGCCGCCCTCGGCATGGGGATGATGGCCTCGGCCGGCGACCTGATTTCGCTCTATATCGGCATCGAGCTGCACTCGCTGGCGCTCTATGTCCTCGCCGCCATCAAGCGCGACGACGCCAAGGCTTCGGAAGCGGGCCTGAAGTACTTCGTGCTGGGCTCGCTCTCCTCGGGCCTGCTGCTCTATGGCGCCTCGCTGATCTACGGGTTCGCCGGCTCGACCAAGTTCGACGACATCGCGGTGGCGGTGCAGGCGGGCGCCGGCGCCGGCGTGCTGTTCGGCCTGGTGTTCCTGATCTGCGGCATCGCGTTCAAGATCTCGGCGGCCCCGTTCCACATGTGGACCCCGGACGTCTACGAAGGCGCCCCGACCCCGGTCGTGGCCTTCTTCGCCGGCGCGCCGAAGCTGGCGGCCATGGTCCTCTTCGCCCGCGTCCTGTCGGAAGGTTTCGAAGGCGCGGCCGCCCAATGGCGCCAAGTGCTGGTCATCATCGCCCTGCTGTCGATCTTCGTCGGCGCCCTGGCGGGCCTGGCTCAGCAGAACCTGAAGCGCCTGTGGGCCTATTCCTCCATCGCCAACGTGGGCTACGCGGTCCTGGGCCTGGCGGCGGGCAACGCCGAAGGCGTGCAGGCCATGCTGGTCTTCATGGTGCTCTACCTGGTCGACGTGACCGGCTTCTTCGCCTGCCTGGCCGCGCTGTCGCGTGAGGGCCGGCCGATGGAGACGATCGGCGACATGGCCGGCCTCTTCAAGGAGCGTCCGGGCATCGCCCTGGCCATGACCGCGTTCTCGCTGTCGGCTCTCGGCCTGCCGCCGTTCTCCGGCTTCTGGGCGAAGTTCTACGTCTTCAAGGCCGCCATCAACATCGCCGACCCGATGATCCAGGTCGCCGCGGTGCTGGGCCTGGTCGGCAGCGTCATCGCGGCCTTCTACTACCTGCGCCTGATCAAGGTGATGTGGTTCGACGAAGCGCCGGGCGTGGTCGACGCCTCGCCGGGCGAGGCTCGGGTGATCGCCATCGGCGCGGCGGTGTTCTCCTTCCCGCTGGTGCTGGGCGCCCTGGTCTTCATCGATCCCCTGGCCAAGGCCGCGGCGGCGGCGCTCGGGTTGGCGGCCTAG
- a CDS encoding NADH-quinone oxidoreductase subunit M, producing the protein MTGILSLTTFAPLIGVAAILFLRALRPSDDPKAVNAVKWIALVTTLATLALSLILVAEFDPKTSGFQFVEDYAWFSVLHYRMGVDGISVLFVPLTAFLMPLCIAASWTSITKRVPEYMVAFLILETLVIGVFCALDLVLFYLFFEFGLVPMFLIIGIWGGKNRIYAAYKFFLYTLLGSVLMLAAILVMIGVSGTASIPELMNYKFDQNLQTWLWLAFFASFAVKMPMWPVHTWLPDAHVEAPTAGSVILAGILLKMGGYGFLRFSLPMFPQASDLFTPLVFALSVIAVVYTSLVAFRQTDIKKLIAYSSVAHMGFVTMGIFAGNEVGVQGAIFQMLSHGVISGALFLCVGVVYDRMHTREISFYGGLVNRMPWYAATFMLFTMGNVGLPGTSGFVGEITTMTGAYHVSTWTALVAASGVIFSAVYALTLYRRVVFGELTNPALANISDLDWREVAIFAPLIVMTLYLGIYPAAVFDLTQASVDNLAAVYRAAIGG; encoded by the coding sequence ATGACCGGTATTCTCTCCCTGACGACCTTCGCGCCGCTGATCGGCGTGGCGGCCATCCTGTTCCTGCGGGCGCTGCGGCCCTCCGACGATCCCAAGGCCGTCAATGCGGTCAAGTGGATCGCCCTGGTCACCACCCTGGCGACCCTGGCGTTGTCGCTGATCCTGGTCGCGGAGTTCGACCCCAAGACCTCGGGCTTCCAGTTCGTCGAGGACTATGCCTGGTTCTCGGTGCTGCACTACCGCATGGGCGTCGACGGGATCTCGGTCCTGTTCGTGCCGCTGACGGCGTTCCTGATGCCGCTCTGCATCGCGGCCTCATGGACCTCCATCACGAAGCGCGTGCCCGAGTACATGGTCGCGTTCCTGATCCTGGAGACCCTGGTCATCGGCGTGTTCTGCGCCCTGGACCTGGTGCTCTTCTATCTGTTCTTCGAGTTCGGCCTGGTCCCGATGTTCCTGATCATCGGCATCTGGGGCGGCAAGAACCGGATCTACGCGGCCTACAAGTTCTTCCTCTACACCCTGCTCGGCTCGGTGCTGATGCTGGCCGCCATCCTGGTGATGATCGGCGTCTCCGGCACCGCCTCGATCCCCGAGCTGATGAACTACAAGTTCGACCAGAACCTGCAGACCTGGCTGTGGCTGGCCTTCTTCGCCTCGTTCGCGGTGAAGATGCCGATGTGGCCGGTCCATACCTGGCTGCCGGACGCCCACGTCGAGGCGCCGACCGCCGGCTCGGTCATCCTGGCCGGCATCCTGCTGAAGATGGGTGGTTATGGCTTCCTGCGCTTCAGCCTGCCGATGTTCCCGCAGGCCTCGGACCTCTTCACCCCGCTGGTCTTCGCCCTCAGCGTGATCGCCGTCGTCTACACCTCGCTGGTCGCCTTCCGTCAGACCGACATCAAGAAGCTGATCGCCTATTCGTCGGTCGCCCACATGGGCTTCGTGACCATGGGCATCTTCGCCGGCAACGAGGTCGGCGTGCAGGGCGCGATCTTCCAGATGCTGAGCCACGGGGTGATCTCCGGCGCGCTCTTCCTCTGCGTCGGCGTCGTCTACGACCGCATGCACACCCGCGAGATCTCCTTCTACGGCGGGCTGGTGAACCGGATGCCCTGGTACGCGGCGACCTTCATGCTGTTCACCATGGGCAATGTCGGCCTGCCGGGCACCTCGGGCTTCGTCGGTGAAATCACCACCATGACGGGCGCCTACCACGTGTCGACCTGGACGGCGCTCGTCGCGGCCTCCGGCGTGATCTTCTCGGCGGTCTATGCCCTGACGCTCTACCGCCGGGTGGTGTTCGGCGAGCTGACCAACCCGGCGCTCGCCAACATCAGCGATCTGGACTGGCGGGAGGTTGCGATCTTCGCGCCTCTGATCGTCATGACCCTGTATCTCGGCATCTATCCTGCCGCTGTCTTCGACCTGACCCAGGCGTCGGTCGACAACCTGGCCGCGGTTTACCGCGCGGCCATCGGCGGGTGA